A region from the Altererythrobacter sp. H2 genome encodes:
- a CDS encoding spinster family MFS transporter, translated as MASQPQAAVVAAPKTVRVTLWILLIVYIFNFIDRQIVNILAEPIARDLGLSDTQIGLMTGLAFALFYTALGLPIARYADRATTHRPRLIAVALATWSLMTALCGLAQNYWQLLLARIGVGVGEAGCTPPAHSLISDMVPPEKRSSALAFYSLGIPIGSLLGMVIGGVLADWLGWREAFLAVGLPGVALALVVWFVLREPRYEGLLKPTKADSPPEIPLGQAVRSVLGSRAFVLLLFAGSTAAFLSYGKTTWTTIFFQRTHDLTPGEVGFWFGVINGVAGAAGTFLGGWLADKYGAINRRHVLTAPAVGMAIAAPIAFLAYQAPTWPIALALLVIPTLCNSLYYGPVYSAAQGLVPIRSRAIAAATLLFFQNLIGLGLGPLFFGMLSDWLQPSFGAESVRYVLYGAAFLGLIPAFFFWRASLRFNEELDQKD; from the coding sequence ATGGCATCACAACCGCAGGCGGCAGTCGTTGCGGCGCCGAAGACAGTCAGGGTTACGTTGTGGATCCTGCTGATCGTCTACATCTTCAATTTCATCGACCGGCAGATCGTCAACATCCTGGCTGAGCCGATCGCGCGCGATCTGGGCCTGTCCGATACGCAAATCGGCCTGATGACCGGGCTGGCTTTCGCCCTGTTCTATACCGCGCTCGGCCTGCCCATCGCCCGCTATGCTGACCGGGCGACGACCCACCGCCCGCGCCTGATCGCGGTGGCCTTGGCAACCTGGTCTCTGATGACAGCGCTGTGCGGGCTGGCACAGAATTACTGGCAGCTGCTGCTGGCCCGGATTGGTGTCGGGGTGGGGGAGGCTGGCTGCACGCCGCCCGCCCACTCGCTGATCAGCGACATGGTCCCCCCGGAGAAACGCAGTTCGGCGCTGGCATTCTATTCGCTGGGCATTCCGATCGGATCGCTGCTGGGTATGGTGATCGGCGGGGTGCTGGCCGACTGGCTGGGCTGGCGAGAGGCTTTCCTGGCGGTTGGCCTGCCGGGTGTTGCTCTCGCGCTGGTGGTCTGGTTCGTTCTGCGCGAACCCCGCTACGAAGGGCTGCTCAAGCCGACCAAGGCCGATTCGCCGCCGGAGATTCCGCTCGGGCAGGCGGTGCGCTCGGTCCTGGGCTCGCGCGCTTTCGTGCTGCTGCTGTTTGCCGGTTCGACCGCCGCATTCCTGTCTTATGGCAAGACCACCTGGACCACGATCTTCTTCCAGCGCACCCATGACCTGACACCGGGTGAAGTCGGTTTCTGGTTCGGGGTCATCAACGGCGTCGCGGGCGCAGCGGGGACGTTCCTCGGTGGCTGGCTGGCAGACAAATACGGCGCGATCAATCGCCGCCACGTCTTGACCGCCCCGGCGGTAGGGATGGCGATTGCCGCCCCGATTGCGTTCCTGGCCTACCAGGCTCCGACCTGGCCAATCGCCCTGGCGTTGCTGGTGATCCCGACGCTGTGCAATTCGCTCTACTACGGGCCGGTCTATTCGGCGGCGCAGGGGCTGGTGCCGATCCGCTCACGCGCCATTGCAGCGGCCACGCTGCTGTTCTTCCAGAACCTGATCGGGCTGGGGCTGGGGCCGCTGTTCTTCGGCATGCTGTCAGACTGGCTGCAACCAAGCTTCGGCGCCGAGAGCGTGCGCTACGTGCTCTACGGCGCAGCCTTCCTCGGCCTCATCCCGGCGTTCTTCTTCTGGCGCGCGAGCTTGAGGTTCAACGAGGAACTGGACCAGAAAGACTAG
- a CDS encoding exo-beta-N-acetylmuramidase NamZ family protein, which yields MTVLFGIDRLLGDRAMLGELEGKRVALVAHPASVTADLTHSLDALIAAGVNVTSAFGPQHGLKGDKQDNMVETEDELDPLYGIPVFSLYGEVRRPTAQMMASADVFLFDLQDLGCRIYTFVTTLLYLLEEAAKADKSVWVLDRPNPAGRPVEGTLLVPGQESFVGAAPMPMRHGLTMGEMGHWFVEHFGLDLDYRVVAMDGWQPDGPGQGWPESRVWINPSPNAANVNMARAYAGTVMLEGTTLSEGRGTTRPLEVLFGAPDVDARGVLVEMARLAPEWLAGCAIRECWFTPTFHKHSGQLCSALMIHAEGSFYSHHAFRPWRLQALAFKAIRNLGPDYPLWRDFPYEYEFDRLAIDVINGGPALREWVDDANATPHELDNLASADEASWIAMVREYLIY from the coding sequence ATGACCGTCCTGTTCGGAATTGACCGCTTGCTGGGCGACCGCGCCATGCTCGGCGAACTGGAGGGCAAGCGGGTGGCTCTGGTCGCGCACCCGGCCTCGGTGACGGCTGACCTCACCCACAGCCTTGATGCGCTGATCGCGGCGGGCGTCAACGTGACCTCCGCCTTCGGCCCGCAGCACGGGCTCAAGGGCGACAAGCAGGACAACATGGTCGAGACCGAGGACGAGCTCGACCCGCTTTACGGTATCCCCGTGTTCAGCCTCTATGGCGAAGTGCGCCGCCCGACCGCGCAGATGATGGCCAGCGCGGACGTCTTCCTGTTTGACCTGCAAGACCTGGGCTGCCGGATATACACCTTCGTCACCACGCTTCTCTACCTGCTGGAAGAGGCGGCTAAAGCGGACAAGAGCGTCTGGGTGCTGGACCGCCCCAATCCTGCCGGGCGCCCGGTCGAAGGCACCCTGCTGGTGCCGGGGCAGGAGAGCTTCGTAGGCGCCGCGCCGATGCCGATGCGGCACGGGCTGACCATGGGCGAGATGGGCCACTGGTTCGTGGAGCACTTCGGACTGGACCTCGATTACCGGGTCGTGGCCATGGACGGCTGGCAGCCGGATGGCCCGGGCCAGGGTTGGCCGGAAAGCCGGGTATGGATCAATCCCAGCCCCAACGCGGCAAACGTCAACATGGCGCGGGCCTATGCCGGCACGGTCATGCTGGAAGGGACTACCCTGAGCGAGGGGCGCGGCACCACCCGGCCATTGGAAGTTCTGTTCGGCGCTCCCGACGTCGATGCGCGCGGCGTGCTGGTCGAAATGGCGCGTCTGGCACCAGAGTGGCTGGCTGGCTGCGCAATCCGGGAATGCTGGTTCACGCCGACCTTCCACAAGCATTCGGGCCAGTTGTGCAGCGCGCTGATGATCCATGCTGAAGGCAGCTTTTACAGCCACCATGCCTTCCGGCCGTGGCGTCTGCAGGCGCTCGCCTTCAAGGCCATCCGCAATCTCGGGCCGGACTACCCGCTCTGGCGCGATTTTCCCTACGAGTACGAGTTCGACCGGCTCGCCATTGATGTCATCAACGGCGGCCCGGCCTTGCGGGAATGGGTGGATGATGCGAATGCGACGCCGCACGAACTCGACAACCTCGCCAGTGCCGACGAGGCAAGCTGGATCGCCATGGTCCGGGAATACCTGATTTACTGA